One Nostoc punctiforme PCC 73102 DNA window includes the following coding sequences:
- a CDS encoding 2Fe-2S iron-sulfur cluster-binding protein — translation MAVYQVRFINPTLGLDRTIAVPDDQYILDIAEDAGIRLPSGCKQGECSVCIAKLISGEVNQSEQKFLRPSEIQAAYVVTCVTYPLSNCTLETHQEQVLYKSALYYKPESGKSD, via the coding sequence ATGGCAGTTTATCAAGTCCGATTTATCAATCCTACACTTGGATTAGATCGCACCATTGCAGTGCCAGACGATCAATATATTCTCGATATAGCAGAAGATGCTGGTATCCGCCTACCATCTGGGTGCAAACAAGGCGAATGTTCTGTCTGTATTGCGAAACTCATTAGCGGTGAAGTTAATCAAAGCGAGCAGAAATTTCTGCGCCCAAGTGAAATACAAGCTGCTTATGTTGTTACTTGTGTAACTTACCCCTTGTCTAATTGCACTTTAGAAACCCATCAAGAACAAGTCTTATATAAGTCAGCCCTTTACTATAAGCCTGAGTCTGGAAAATCTGATTAA
- a CDS encoding phage holin family protein codes for MLTPLLTALATALSLLIVDLVVPGVNIANFPAALIAALVIGLINGSVKPVLSALSLPLNFLSFGAFSLVVNGLCFWLAAVLVPGFSVNGIIAFLLGPVILTFANTFINNYFVERNLLTGSADVKSQNELPSR; via the coding sequence ATGTTGACACCATTATTAACCGCCCTAGCTACAGCTTTGAGCCTGTTGATTGTTGATTTAGTTGTTCCAGGCGTTAATATTGCTAATTTCCCCGCAGCTTTGATTGCCGCTCTAGTAATTGGTCTAATTAACGGTTCAGTTAAACCAGTTCTGTCTGCTCTCTCCCTACCGCTTAACTTTCTATCATTTGGAGCATTTTCGCTCGTCGTCAACGGTTTGTGTTTTTGGTTAGCAGCAGTGCTAGTTCCTGGTTTCTCAGTAAATGGAATTATTGCTTTCCTTCTTGGGCCAGTGATTCTAACTTTTGCTAACACCTTCATTAACAACTACTTTGTTGAAAGAAATCTTTTAACCGGCAGTGCTGATGTTAAAAGCCAAAATGAATTACCTTCTAGATAA